The Oxyura jamaicensis isolate SHBP4307 breed ruddy duck chromosome 8, BPBGC_Ojam_1.0, whole genome shotgun sequence genome has a segment encoding these proteins:
- the PRPF38A gene encoding pre-mRNA-splicing factor 38A: protein MANRTVKDAHSIHGTNPQYLVEKIIRTRIYESKYWKEECFGLTAELVVDKAMELKYVGGVYGGNIKPTPFLCLTLKMLQIQPEKDIIVEFIKNEDFKYVRMLGALYMRLTGTAIDCYKYLEPLYNDYRKIKSQNRNGEFELMHVDEFIDELLHEERVCDIILPRLQKRYVLEEAEQLEPRVSALEEDMDDVESSEEEEEEDEKLERAPSPDHRRRGYRDLDKPRRSPAVRYRRSRSRSPRRRSRSPKRRSPSPRRERHRSKSPRRHRSRSRERRHRSRSKSPGHHRSHRHRSHSKSPERSKKSHKKSRRGNE, encoded by the exons ATGGCGAACCGGACGGTGAAGGACGCGCACAGCATCCACGGCACCAACCCGCAGTACCTGGTGGAGAAGATCATCCGCACCCGCATCTACGAGTCCAAGTACTGGAAGGAGGAGTGCTTCGGCCTCACGG CCGAGCTGGTGGTGGACAAGGCCATGGAGCTGAAGTACGTGGGGGGCGTCTACGGCGGGAACATCAAGCCCACGCCATTCCTGTGCCTGACGCTGAAGATGCTGCAGATCCAGCCCGAAAAGGACATCATCGTGGAGTTCATCAAAAACGAGGACTTTAA GTACGTCCGAATGCTCGGTGCGCTGTACATGAGGCTGACGGGCACAGCTATTGACTGCTACAAGTATCTTGAACCGCTCTACAATGATTATcgaaaaataaaaagtcagaacAGAAATGGGG AATTTGAGTTGATGCACGTGGATGAATTCATTGATGAACTACTCCATGAGGAACGTGTGTGTGATATCATTCTGCCTCGACTACAG AAACGATATGTTCTGGAAGAAGCTGAGCAACTCGAGCCTCGTGTTAGTGCTTTGGAAGAAGATATGGATGATGTAGAATCTAgcgaggaggaagaggaggaagacgAAAAG TTGGAACGAGCACCTTCTCCTGACCACCGCAGAAGAGGCTACAGGGACCTTGATAAACCTCGCAGGTCTCCAGCAGTGCGATACAGGCGGAGCCGAAGCAGGTCTCCACGAAG GCGAAGCCGCTCTCCAAAGAGaagaag TCCATCACCACGCCGGGAGAGGCATCGCAGCAAAAGCCCTAGACGACACCGGAGCAGATCCAGGGAGAGGCGCCACAGATCAAGATCTAAGTCTCCAG GGCACCACCGTAGTCACAGACACAGAAGTCATTCCAAATCCCCTGAAAG ATCTAAGAAAAGCCACAAGAAGAGTCGTCGAGGGAATGAATAA
- the ORC1 gene encoding origin recognition complex subunit 1, with product MNTRQQTKIIYSWYGKPTSSDRKLRTLQYKGIIIKSERSRTEKCIQLGEFVLIEGENADQPFVAQLLDFYEDGAQQKHAVVQWFSHITEIPQNKRKLLKREVSPQEIFFDQVSGYDTDIAVETIIESVLVIPLHPKEELPITLNNEKIFYVKQSWDGKCFKALSTDTFSKLKEANKKGDGIPNSWNTFVPLDMVSSMKKETKKVARSVSKTKNVEVEIESKHSASKSSLSKERHSQRVANGTKTPTARKKLQLNSPTRYSKSKLLDCDVLELLDDDCDAIVMLEPSAAKRKVKFTGILGSPPKIPCADDDSNSVGDAAEHRQRFSDAIRLSPYTNVQKSNEKVRNLNIKDDTVCLTGLQELGSLSPVVTPRSRRKCAQKTSARIAQQISLLNMIESNQEEDFLSSSDGLYSSGSEEEDSDVLCTPEKKTKASRIFSTPKSSRKPSVHTPAKTLKKTPLPGTPKTPRNATPEIPRRSHAAQKPASMLEEARLRLHVSAIPESLPCREEEFQDIYNFVESKLIDGTGGCMYISGVPGTGKTATVHEVIRCLQQAAENDDVPAFEFIEINGMKLTDPHQAYVQILELLTGQKVTATHAATLLAKLFCTPGPKRKTTVLIVDELDLLWTRKQNVMYNLFDWPTQKHSKLIILAIANTMDLPERIMMNRVASRLGLTRMSFQPYTYKQLQQIISSRLNSVKAFEEDAIQLVSRKVAALSGDARRCLDICRRATEICEFASQKSTLEIVRMAHVTEAIDEMFSSPYINAIRNASLHEQIFLKAILAEFRRAGVEEATVQQVYHQHISLCRMEGMQSPTVSEIMAICSRLGACRLLLVESSNKYLHMRVRLNISQDDIMYALKDE from the exons ATGAACACCCGTCAGCAGACCAAAATTATTTACTCCTGGTATGGAAAACCCACAAGCTCAGACAGAAAACTGAGGACTTTACAGTACaa GGGGATCAttataaaatcagaaagaagcagaacagaaaaatgtatacAGCTTGGCgagtttgttttaatagaaGGGGAGAATGCAGATCAGCCTTTTGTGGCACAACTCCTGGATTTTTACGAAGAtg GTGCTCAGCAGAAACACGCGGTCGTGCAGTGGTTCTCTCATATTACAGAGATACCTCAGAATAAACGGAAACTGCTTAAAAGAGAGGTTTCTCcccaggaaatattttttgatcaGGTTTCTGGCTACGACACTGACATAGCTGTGGAGACGATTATTGAAAGCGTTCTG GTCATACCACTACATCCAAAGGAGGAACTACCCATTAcattaaacaatgaaaaaatttTCTATGTGAAACAGTCTTGGGATGGGAAATGCTTTAAGGCTTTGTCCACTGACACATTCTCTAAGTTGAAAGAAGCTAACAAGAAAGGAGATGGCATCCCAAACTCTTGGAACACTTTTGTTCCTTTGGACATGGTTTCCTCCATGAAAAAAGAGACCAAGAAGGTTGCTCGGAGtgtctcaaaaacaaaaaatgttgagGTAGAAATAGAATCGAAACATTCTGCTTCCAAGTCCTCCCTGTCTAAGGAGAGACATTCACAAAGAGTGGCTAATGGCACCAAAACTCCAACAGCAAGGAAGAAGCTACAGTTAAACA GTCCCACCAGATATTCTAAAAGCAAGCTCCTGGATTGTGATGTTTTGGAACTTTTGGATGATGACTGTGATGCTATAGTAATGTTAGAACCATCAGCTGCTAAACGTAAAGTGAAATTCACTGGAATTCTAGGCTCACCGCCAAAAATACCTTGTGCTGATGATGACTCAAATTCAGTGGGTGATGCTGCAGAGCACCGGCAGAGGTTTAGTGATGCAATACGATTATCCCCCTATACCAATGTCCAAAAATCTAACGAAAAAGTCAGGAATCTTAATATTAAAGATGACACTGTATG CTTAACTGGACTTCAGGAGCTGGGTAGTCTGAGCCCTGTAGTCACCCCTCGTTCTCGTAGAAAATGTGCACAGAAGACAAGTGCTCGCATTGCACAGCAAATCAG CTTATTAAATATGATAGAATCAAACCAGGAAGAGGATTTTCTGTCTAGCTCAGACGGATTGTACTCTTCAGGTAGTGAGGAAGAAGATAGTGATGTGCTTTGTACGCcggaaaagaaaactaaagcaAGCAGAATATTCAGCACCCCAAAATCTTCAAGGAAGCCTTCAGTTCACACTCCTGCCAAGACCTTGAAGAAAACT cctttACCAGGAACACCTAAGACACCCCGGAATGCAACTCCTGAAATTCCCAGACGCAGCCATGCAGCACAGAAACCAGCCAGTATGCTAGAAGAAGCTAGATTAAG GCTGCATGTTTCTGCTATCCCTGAATCTCTGCCCTGTCGTGAAGAAGAATTCCAGGATATCTATAACTTTGTGGAAAGCAAACTTATTGATGGTACAGGAGG GTGCATGTATATTTCTGGAGTGCCTGGAACAGGTAAAACTGCAACTGTTCACGAAGTGATTCGCTGTCTTcagcaagctgcagaaaatgatgATGTCCCAGCATTCGAGTTCATAGAGATCAATGGCATGAAGCTGACGGACCCTCACCAAGCTTATGTGCAGATACTAGAG CTACTGACAGGTCAGAAGGTGACAGCAACCCATGCTGCAACGCTGTTGGCAAAACTGTTCTGTACACCAGGACCAAAGAGGAAGACCACAGTGCTCATAGTGGATGAG ctTGATCTTCTGTGGACCCGAAAACAGAATGTGATGTACAATTTATTTGACTGGCCAACTCAAAAGCACTCCAAGTTAATCATCTTGGCCATTGCTAACACCATGGACTTGCCAGAGAGAATAATGATGAACAGAGTAGCTAGCAGGCTG GGCCTCACCAGAATGTCCTTCCAGCCGTACACCTATAAACAGTTACAGCAAATTATTTCATCTAGACTGAACAGCGTGAAGGCATTTGAAGAGGATGCGATTCAGCTAGTTTCCAGAAAG GTAGCAGCACTGTCTGGCGATGCAAGGCGTTGCCTTGATATATGCAGAAGGGCCACTGAGATCTGCGAGTTTGCTAGCCAAAAGAGTACCCTTGAAATAGTCAGGATGGCCCACGTAACAGAAGCCAtagatgaaatgttttcatcacCATATATAAATGCAATCag GAATGCCTCACTGCAcgaacaaatatttttgaaagcaattttagCAGAGTTTCGCAGGGCAGGAGTTGAGGAGGCAACAGTTCAACAG gtcTATCATCAACACATATCACTGTGTAGAATGGAAGGCATGCAGAGCCCCACGGTGTCGGAAATCATGGCGATTTGTTCAAGACTTGGTGCCTGCAGGCTCTTGCTGGTGGAGTCCAGTAATAAGTATCTCCATATGCGTGTGCGACTAAATATCAGCCAGGATGATATCATGTATGCGCTCAAGGATGAATAA